In Fusarium fujikuroi IMI 58289 draft genome, chromosome FFUJ_chr02, the genomic stretch TTGAGGCAGCAATCGACATAGGGAATGGAATCTCGTATGAAAGTGTTGTGATGGTTGTCACCACACTCTGAGCAGCAAGATACTCGGGTCCAAACCGGCTCGAGAGGAGCGTGAGGATCTCGAATGCCAGCCACTCTGCCTCGACCATGATCATACCGGGCAGAGCAAGTCGAATCATGATCCACCAGTTGCTAAGAGCCCGTCGGCTAAAGCCACCCCAACATTGTCGTCCATCCACGAAGCGGACATACAGGAAGAGGAATATGGGAAGAAGGTTATTACTGATGGCCACAGCTGTAGGAGCTCCAATGAAACCCCATTGCAACTTCCAAACTAAGAGCCAGCTGAGGAAGACGTTGAAGGGCGCAACAATCAGGAGAACATAAGTCGTAGCGCGGAAgagaccttgagcttgagtAAATCGCTTACCACCCTCGAACAGGATGAATCCCGGAATACTGAAGATCATGACCCTGAGATACATACCAGCAAGCTTTGCTGATTCGGGTTCTGGCACAATGGCTCTGATGATACCTTCGGAAAAATACCACAGAACAGCGACAGGGAAACCGAGCACGAACAAGAAACATGTCATTCGCTGAAACTGAAGCCCAACGAGGTGCTTATGGCCAGATCCATATGCTTGCGCGCATAGAGTGTCGAGAGATGTAGCAAGGCCCTGAAAAGGTGCCAGACAAGTAATAGCCGCGGTCATATTGGCCACTGATCAAGTTAGTCTCGATTCGCAGTTACTTCGTGAATATCCAGCTTCAGACTTACATGAAACAGCACCAAGTTCAAGCTTGCCAATTCGCCCAACAGCAAAGATACTGGTGACATTAATGGAGTATTGCAACAAGAAGGTGACGATGAGTGGTGCGGAATAGGTCATGATGGTCTTGGCCTCTCGCTGCCAAGTGGTCTTGATTCGATGCTCAGCAACAGCGTGCTCCCACGTATCGTTGAGGTGCTCGGGTAAAACACCGCCATCACGGGGACCCAAGAGAGGATCTGTTTCGCCAGGAGGCTGCACAGTTACAGCAGGcgtttcctcttcatcccGCGCAATCTTTGTACTAAAAAGACGGCAATAGATGCGAGTAAAAAGCCCATGCTCCTGTCGATATCCGTGCTTGGGAGGAAGAACATGGTTATCTCGTAGTAAGCTACGCTCAGCATTACGAGACTGCTTCCTCTCTAGAGCTGTCAGGCCTGGCTCATCATACGTCTGAGGGTTCATAATTGGTCGTGAGCCTCCGAAAGCAACACCACTGGGTCGACGATACATGATGGGGTCTCCTTGGAGGTCTGACACAGAGACATCGTCGTCAATCGCATTGTCTTCGAACTCGTCATCCGAGCATGCCGCAAGATCTGCAGCCAGAGCAGCCTCAGCTAGAGGCGAGCCCACACGCCATGAAGATGATAGCGCTGGATGTGCGCCAGCACCACGAGGAGTGCCATAGGGCGAGACTCCAGCTCCTCGTCCTATTGGATCCATGTCAACTCACAGTCGCCTCAGCTGGAATCTTTTCTTTGAGGCAGATGAAAATTCAGACGACAATTCTGCAAGGATCACACGAAAGAGACTTCGTCAGAGTGCAACAAGGGACGCCACTGAGTCAAATGGTGGAGTAGGAAAATTGTGAGTGATACAAGGTAGACAATGTGAGTTCAATTGTGCTGTCAACCGAATGCATTGAGATCAATGCGCAGATGGCAATCgtgaagagagagaaagaggaacAGAGAGGAACGAAACTAGATAAGAATATGAGGAGGCTGTATAGATATGTCGTTGTAGTCAAATCACTAGGCCCGATTGAAAAGAGGCAACAAAGCCGATTTTGCTGTTAGTCTGACTTTGCCATTCGAGCTAGCGTTAACTCTGACCCGCCTCGCCACAGCAAAGGGCGCCATTGAATTGCCGTAAAGGCGGCTGACCCTGACTTGGTGGAGTCTTACCACTTCTGGTCAAAGACACGCATCTTTCGATTCGCAATGTCGTGATAGGCGAATTGTATCTCAGCCTCTCTCTGACATGATGCGGGGGTGGATCGTCAAGAAGGGTTGTGGTTCGTGATGCCCAGATCTGGGATCATGGTTAACGGCGTATCCCGAGCTTGCATGGGTGAGGCTTTGAGTTATAGTTCGTCCCGTTGCAGATATCTCGTCTAAGTCGATTGGCCCAAATCCTTGGCCAAGCCTATCGGCAGCCTTATCATGACTCCAATATCATGAACTCCATCATTAAATCCAAGTCCGACCCGCCCAGTCAGGCTCTGTATGGGACATTGACGCAACCCATGGTATCTCCTCGCTTGCGTAACGTTGTAGTGGAGTGTTGTACGGCATTCGCAACCCAACTATTGATTTGCATCCATCCTTCTCGCCTGTACTATGTGTATTTTCCGGCATGTCAGTCTTGAAAGTGCCCATCATGATTGAGTCTCGTTCTATCAATTCTGGCCATACCAAGACACCAATCTCCCATGATGCAATACGAATTTCGCCTGTTGGTCTGGCTGCCTCACCCCAGGCTTGTTTTGAAATATTAGCTGACGTCAAAAGACCCCAGTCTATAGACGATTTGTTTGACCGAATGTACGTCTTGATATGCGGTGCTGCCCTTTTGCGACCACTATCTCGAAAAGGGGTGTCTTCGGGAAGTTCTGTGAACCATTAGGCAAAAGTCCAAGGACTACGTAGAGGTTAGACTCACTAGCACCACGGGGTGAGTCATTGGCCCAATGATGGAAAACTGGGCGAAGGTACTCCAACTGTTTTGCCTGCTGTGATGACTGGATCTTGGTATG encodes the following:
- a CDS encoding probable ethionine resistance protein, which gives rise to MDPIGRGAGVSPYGTPRGAGAHPALSSSWRVGSPLAEAALAADLAACSDDEFEDNAIDDDVSVSDLQGDPIMYRRPSGVAFGGSRPIMNPQTYDEPGLTALERKQSRNAERSLLRDNHVLPPKHGYRQEHGLFTRIYCRLFSTKIARDEEETPAVTVQPPGETDPLLGPRDGGVLPEHLNDTWEHAVAEHRIKTTWQREAKTIMTYSAPLIVTFLLQYSINVTSIFAVGRIGKLELGAVSLANMTAAITCLAPFQGLATSLDTLCAQAYGSGHKHLVGLQFQRMTCFLFVLGFPVAVLWYFSEGIIRAIVPEPESAKLAGMYLRVMIFSIPGFILFEGGKRFTQAQGLFRATTYVLLIVAPFNVFLSWLLVWKLQWGFIGAPTAVAISNNLLPIFLFLYVRFVDGRQCWGGFSRRALSNWWIMIRLALPGMIMVEAEWLAFEILTLLSSRFGPEYLAAQSVVTTITTLSYEIPFPMSIAASTRIANLIGAGLVEPAKMTGVVAFVAACIIGMFNLTIYTTMRYQLPLLFTKDDDVIDLVAAVMPIVSVMQVFDGLAAGAHGLLRGIGKQSIGGPANIIAYYALSLPCSLALAFGLDWKLSGLWLGVTVGTMSVATIEYIYLLRTDWHKAAEEAALRNAAG